The genomic window TCTCATGGTCATGTGGGGTTAGCTAGGACTAGGCATTCATTACAAAGACCTCGACATGGGCTCTGCTGATCCCGGGTTCCTAGTGTGAGACATATGAACTTATATAGTAAGGTAAGTCAAAGATATATGTGTGACACAGACAGATCTGATTGTCTCAGACTTAGTGAGGCTCTGTTCAGGCTTTGTCATGCCAAACTTTGGCTTCAACTTGGGTCCCTATTGTCTCCATTCTTCTTCTGGGGTTCAGGCAAGTCCCTGTTGTAGCACTTTGCCTTTGCTTCCTTTCTCTAGGTCCCCCAGTTTTCCCATTATCCAGGACTCCATGCTGAAGGGCAAACTGGGTGTGCCAGAGCTTCGTGTTGGGCGCCTCATGAACCGCTCTGTATCTTGTACTATGAAGAACCCCAAAGTAGAAGTGTTTGGCTACCCTCCCAGCCCCCAGGCAGGTCTCCCCTGCCCCCAGCACATGGGCCTCCCTCCCCCAGCACGGACCTCTCCCTTGGTACATGGTATGGGGAAGAATTGGTTGGGGTGTTGGAATGGTGGAAATGGGGAGAATAGCTCCTGGGATTAAGGTTTTTAGGTTCTCATGGCTTTGTGCTATGTAACTGTCTCTTATTGCTGAGGTGCCATGAATTACTGAATGGTGAGGGTTAGGGGTTGAAAGggttgaggggaaggggatatgTTTACATGGAGGttgaaaaataggttaaattTTTATTGCTAGTTAATTCCTACCTAGTTAGATTCCAATGGTGCCAGACTATCAGGTAGAAGGGACAGCTTTTGAGGGGTAGTGATATAAAATAGGATATCACTATATGGTGGCGTTAGGATAAAGCTTCATAGTCAGTGGCTTCTGTTTTCTACCTTTTTCTTCCTGGAAGAGGGACAAAGGTAGAcaaatctccttttccactaAAGCCATTAACAAATGCAAAGGCCCTCTGAACTGTCAAGTCTGGAATTGTCTCTCATATCTTAGAATTGTACTGATCTGAACTAAGACTATGAACCTGGTGTTCCAAGGGGAGTTCTGTGGAGTTAGAGTAAGTACCCTAAACTGTGGAAAAGACTTACAGGGACCTTCTCTTTCCTTGTCAGGTCAGTGGTCACTGCAAGAACATTCCCACCCTGGAATATGGATTTCTTGTCCAGGTAAACAAGCTCAGGCCCCATCTAAATCCTTCCATGTACTTCTCATTATtggacttaatttttttctaccatATTAGAACTACATACTCCATCATTTAGTTAACTATCTTATATGTTCCCTTATTGCACCTTATCTCTTCCCCCCTTACCTCCTGTACTGGGCTTTttgggaaatgaaaaagaaggcaTGATTCTTGCCCAGTGAGCTTGTGGTGTTGCTGGGGAGACAAAACTCAAACatgaaacaattagaaaataaCACAAACTAGTATATGACTCCTTACCCTCCAGGGTCTTTGTGCTTTACCAAAAAACATCattatatacttttattttcatcttttccctttgAGTTTTCTTGCTTCTATGCCTTTGCTCACACTGTTCCCTTAATTTGGAATTCTCTGCTTAGCAATTTCTGCCTATTAAAATTCTACTTATTTTTCAAGACCAAGCTCAGATATCATTTCCAAATCATGAAAATCAGCTTGAAAAGATCCCATCTTCTTCTGAAGTACTCTAACACTGCCCATATACTTAATGCTTTCTACTGTTACTTACGTATTTCttttaataatgttaataatagctcacatttatatgccTATACTAAAGTAGCGATTCTTCATCATGGAGTAGAGGAGACGCTTGACTCTCAAAGATTATTTCAGTGGGCTGCAAGCTTTGTCGGGTCCTTCTAAGCTGGAAGGGCTTCAAGAATGTGCCTCATGATGAACTTGGTGTCTGTTAGCCATCCAAAGACCAGCTTAGTAGCTGAGTTTGGAGATTCTTGTCACCAGAAGGTTTGCCATCAACGTAATTTTTTTGGACACAGCCATCCATGAAGACCTTTTAGTAATGAATGAAGGGGTTAATGCTCTTCATTGATAGTGGAAATATCCCTACCAACAAAATCGCAGATCTCTAGGAGTAAATAgtgcatttatatggtgttttagtGTTAATGAAGTGCTTTTCTTCATGGTATTCCATTTGATTTAAACAGTACCTTATCAAGTAGATggcagtaacaacaacattagTTAATGTAATAAGATAGCACTTATATTGTGCTTTatttatccccacaacaaccctgtgcagcaggtgctgttattatccccattttacagataaggtgactgaggcagatagaaattaaatgacctgcccaggataacacagatATTAAGGGttagaggtcaaatttgaactcaagtcttcccaaccTCAGGTCCATTGCCCTTTCTAGCTCACCCCCTAGATATAAATATTGCCTCCATTTTatctgtgaggaaactgagactcagagaagtaaaGTCATTTGTCTAATGAGTAGCGAAGTCTGAGCTCCAACTAACATCTTACTTCTATTACATTATATTGTTTCCCCCTACTTGATTGCATGTAACATGAGGGCAAGGATTTATGTCTCACAGTGCTGGCTACCTAGTAGGTATCCAACAATTCCTTCAATAAATTtagcctcttttctctttccatgcCAGAGTCTTTCAGAGAAATTGTGAAATCAGTGTATGTTGCTTTTTGGGAAAAGTGCTCTTGATAGGAATAGCAATATTAAAGTAAAAAGCATTTTTGGAAGCACTTTAAGCAAGGAATTTCTCTGTGTTCTGGTGGTTCTGTCATAGTAAGCTTCCTAAGGTATAGGGCCATCTAAAAAACAAAGGTTTTTAGAATAGCTCTTTGTCCATGGAGATTCATAGTCCTAAGTATTAACTGATGAATAGACAAATTGACTTTTCCCCATGGAAATTGAACTGGACTTCTAGGGCAAATGCTGAAGTACTCTGGACAATTACCTGGAATAGACTTATCTCCCCTGGTTATGAGGCCCTGTCCTAGGTGCTAAGTTCATGGGGGGGGTGGGTAGTAGTGTAGGAAAACAAACTTTCCATTTTCAGATTGTTTCCCAAATGTGTAAATGCGTGGGTGGGTATACAGACTTAGGCCTATAGAGGGACATCTCATAGTGCTTTAGCAAGATGTGGTTCTACTCCCTTTACTGTTCAGATTATGAAATATGCAGAACAGAGGATTCCAACCCTGAACGAGTACTGTGTAGTCTGTGACGAGCAGCATGTCTTCCAGAATGGGTCTATGCTCAAGGTATGATCTTCTCTAATTGCTCTGTGCAGCACCCCTCTTCTTGGATAAATGTTGATAACCATACTTGTTTTCATGGAGCCCTAGCCTAAGGACTTTAGGATTTGAGAATGGACTTTCTAGTCTCTAGAGAAACTAGAGTCCATTCTGGAGCTGTCACAAATTTTGTTTATATTGTCCCTTATTTCCCCCCAAGCCCTATTATTCATTGGAGGAACTAGTTTGTCAAGCGTTTTAATGGAACTGAATTGGGATATGTCTTTATGGACCTGGGTCCTAAATTGCATTGTAGTAGAAATCTCTTGTCATTCAGCAGCATTCCTTCTGAACCGTGACTATGAGTCATTCACTTAAATGTGACCATACCCATTTATTGATTACTTGTTGCTGATATTTAAAAGAACCTCAGATTCTTACCCAACTCCAGAGTCAAGATTGAGAGCACCCCCTCCCCTAATTTAGTCTCCCCCCCCACCTGTCTGATATATTCCTTACTCCCTTAGCCAGCTGTTTGTACTCGGGAGCTCTGTGTCTTCTCCTTCTACACACTGGGAGTTATGTCTGGAGCTGCAGAGGAGGTGGCTACAGGAGCAGAGGTAGGAAAGGGTGGAGTGGGTGGGGACAGGGGATGAATAACAGGAAGGACTCAACCTTCAGAAAGTCGAGGAGAGCAGAATGAAATGGATTCCCAATATTGAAAAGTTACCCCATGCTGTCTGGCCCTCTGTTCTTCCTCCTACTGAGGTGGTGGACCTTCTGGTGGCTATGTGCCGGGCAGCATTAGAATCTCCCAGAAAAAGCATCATCTTTGAGCCTTATCCCTCTGTTGTGGATCCCAGTGACCCCAAGACTCTCGCCTTCAATCCCAAGGTAAATGTGACTAGGAACAGGAGGAGAAGACAGGGCAGGGGACATAGGGATTAAAGGATCATGAACCATGGAGATGGGGGGAGGATAGGAGATTCATTGTCCaggaggatagagggaaatgggGCATAGAGGGTATCAGGGGCCTTCTGTGGAAGATCATGGTGTAAGGATCTGAGGATAGAAAGTTTTATGCCCTTAATTTCAAGACCTAGGAACTTGGGGAGCTATGTAACTAGAGCAttggggggaggcagggagagagagagagagagagagagagagagagagagagagagagagagagagagagagagagagagagagagagagagtgtttgaCCTCCTCATTGTTGAGAGAATAGGGAAGTGGATAAGTGTAAGAGACTGCTCCTTTAATATGTTTGTGGTAATTGGGGAGGGCATGTGATTTGAGGTCCAGATCCCATTATGGAGAAGATTTGACTTGAACTCCAGGGCTTAGTTACTTGGTAGAATGAATAGGTTAGGCTGTTGTGGATAGCCTGGatgttattatatatatacatgtgtatatagtcTTACAAATATATGCTCGTATATAAAAGGATATAATTTTGATTTAACTTTTTTGAAGAGGCAGTATGGAAAGagtttggatttggatttggatcAAAAGATCCAAATTTAAAATCCATATTTTTTACTTACTACCTACATGACCTTAAGCAAGGCCCCTTAACCTTTCTAAGCTTCATGTCCTCATCGCTAAAACTGGAGATTAGGtcagatgatctttgaggtctcttttagctctaaatctatgatacttaTGTCAGAAGTATCTATTATATGTAGGTACTCAGGGTTGGGTATGGGGAGATAAGTTAAATTTCAAAGAGGATTAAAACATTTTCCTTGCCCCTAAAGCACTTAAATATAATTGAGAATTTTCCTTCCCAACACTTGgttctctttttttccacatCTGACTCTCCAATTTTCCTTGACATTCACAGAAGAAGAACTATGAGAGGCTTCAGAAAGCCCTGGACAGTGTCATGTCCATCCGGGAGATGACCCAGGTATGCCTGATCCTTTGTTCATATGCATCATTGATCTATATTGTTTTCATCTAGTTCCTGGCATCACCTTGCCTTTCCTTGATTTCTGCCTTGTTGGctctatttcaaattttcttatattttataatttccattttctcaGAGTCCTGTAtgttcttcattttcctcataacTCGGAGTGTTCAGAATAGGAAATGGAAAGATGAAATTATCTTGTGAGCATTTAGGGAAAATCAGGGGTAATTTTCAGCTTAGGGTAGAGGGAAGAGGTTTAGGTAGATACAGGTCTAGACCCTTTTTCCATGCCTCTGGGAACAGGGTACCCTCAGGAGGCATAAGAAGCCTGTGTTCTGAACTTAACTCCTCTCCtaggcatgtcatttaacttcaatctcattttcctaatttgtaaGGTGGAGATGATAATAGTACTTGTAACCAGCTGTATTTAACTACTTGTAACCACTGTTAATGGTTATGGATAGATTCACTGGTGTGAAATGCTTTCCCCTTTCCTTGGGAAATAATCTTTTGAATGCTGTTTCTATAGGGCTCATATCTGGAAATCAAGAAACAGATGGACAAGCTGGATCCTTTGGCCCATCCTCTCCTGCAGTGGTATGGATGCAGTGACCACTCCCTCCTGGGGGGTACGAGAGCAGAGACCACTCCCTTTTGGGGGGTGGATCTagtcatcattttctttcttctgaggGTGTGGGTGTGGATGTGTAtgaaggtttctttttctttatggaCCAGCATAAAcatatactttcttttctcttgagaCTGGTCAGCTCCCAGCCTTACAGAAATCTTACCTTTATCTCCATTTGATTTACAAAAATTTAGCTCCTATATGGAACTTGCATACTTCTGTAAGTTCCCAAAGGTTCTCAACATAGTTCTGAAACTAATTATGTACAGTAGGTGTTTAAGTACTtgttatatatagaaatgaatattctttactatatatatttaaagatcCCACACACTTTGAGAGGTATAggtctccctttcctcccctttcatCACAGGTCTCTTCTCCTCCTATTGGGCCTTTTCCCTAAATGCTGGGGTATGAAGCAGAGTGTCCAGGGGCTTAGGCTGACATTGCTCCTTCCTTTCTAAGAGAGGGCCTACAAGTCAAAGTTCTCTCAAATTCCATCACTTAGAATTGGTCGTGGAAAACCACACATCCCCAAAAGCCTCAGAGTTCCTTCCTCGTTGGTCCCCATAGTGACTTAGTGTTTTTCCCCAACCTCCCCTGTTTTCCTGTTCCTCTCCTCAAAAGTAGCATGATTTAGTACCATATTAGTTTCTCCCTTGAGCATAAAGAGATTTTATCCAGGACTGTGTCACAGGAACAGATCAGAAACAGTCCAGCTGTATTAACTCAGGAGACTAGTCTCCTTTAGAAATTCTCGGTATGCTTGATACCAAGTATCTGGGTGTTTTTATCTGGCCCCTTTTCCAATTTGATCCTTCTCCAAATTTCTAGAAAGTTTGTTTTGTCCTTTCCTTTAGTTCTAATACAggctttcattctctctctgtctttgtggcCAGTAAGGGAACAGGTTAATTTGTGattcttcattctccttcctgGGCTGACTTATTAGTAAATATCCATGGAGCATCTATcatgtggaaggcatttagaCTGAGGCAGAATGGTCCCTAAACCTTTGGGCTTCTGAATCTGAGTCCTAGGTCTAAGAGGTCTCCAGCCTGACAGAGGGCCCTCACTTTGACGTTACCTTTTTAGCCAACCCATCACACCACCTTTTCTTGTGCTCTTCTCAGCCCTGCCCCATTTGTCTGTCTTGATTCATTGTTAGCTTCTTGGCAGTTAGACTCTTGGCTGAGAGTCATGAATGTATTTGAGTATTGCCATTCATAATAGTTAAATTAGCGGTGGCATAGCAGATAGCTTCAGTGTGACCTATTAGTACCTCCAAGCACCACTATTCATATTCATTAAACCTGGCTATTAACACCTGAATTTCCAGATGATCTTTTGCTTGGCCACCCCCTATCAATTTTAGAGGGAATACCTCCTTTACTCCTATGTTTAGGCTGGGCCAGACTCCACATTTGTTCCATGctctttccttcacctctctttctccccaggATTATCTCCAGCAACAGATCACATATTGTCAAGCTACCTCTCAGCAGGGTAAgtgtctccccacccccttccccagaTTTCTTGGAACCCTCTAAGTTGTTTGAGGAATTGGGTAGGGAGTGGCAGGTCAGGGAGCTTCTATCTTTGTTAGTAACTCTGATAGCTCAACAGTCTGTTGTGTCCCACATTGACCATTTTGGCTCCTGAACATTTATTGATCCTATGGAGATCAATACAGGTCTACGCTCCTGTCTTATTTACTTCTTTGCCtcatcatccctccctccctgatcTCAATCTCTGCTCTGTCTCCCCTGATTCCCCCCACCCCGGGCAGCAGCTGAAGTTCATGCACACCTCTCACCAGTTCCTCCTGCTGAGCAGCCCCCCTGCTAAGGAGGCCCGGTTTCGGACGGCTAAGAAACTCTACGGCAGCACCTTCGCCTTCCAGTGAGGGAGAGGAAGTAGGGGCTGGGGAGGGctggtggggagtggggggaaatACTAGGGGACATGCAGGGGACTAGGGCTCCCTTGCGCTCATGGATGTCAGGgttctgtttatatgtatatatgttctgtACACAAGATTCATCAACTAGGTAATCAAACTGTTATCAGGTGTTTTGTATGTACAAAGCTCTGTGCTATTTTGTGGAAGATACAAGGTATAGTATAtggtccttactctcaaggagtttataatttagcTGAGAAGACATGAAACATACATAGCTATAGTGCTAGAGAATCTAGAGGCAACATTATGGTGCTAAATAGGCAGGTGCTAGAGGAGTTTAGAAGAGCATGAGACCACTGAAGACTAAGATAGTCAGGGAAGGCTCCACAAAGATAATGGGGCTTAACCTGAGTGTTTAAAATATTGTTTGGATTTATATAGGCATAGAAGAGGAGTGAAGTCATTACAGTAGATTGGAACTATTTGAGTAAAAATACAGAGGCTGAAACTTGTCAGCTTTATTTGAAGGTCAGTGAGTGAGAAAACCAGTCTGACTGGATGAGGGAGTGTTTTGGGGATGGTAGTGGGAAATAAAGACTGAAACAGTACATTGGAGCCAATGGGGTAGAACTTTAAATTCCTGAAGGTAAGTAATTTGTACTTTCCTCTTAGCAGTGGAGAACAATGGAAAAGTTTTTGAGCAGAAATGTAGGGGAATAAAAGCTTTTTAAAGGGAGTGTTAGTTTGGTATGCAAAGTagatttggagaagggagagactgaagactgGCAGATCAATTAGTAGACTGTTCAGAGGTAATGAAGTGGACCTGGACTAGGGTGGAATAGTAAGAATAAAAAGGAGATTGCAGAGACCGAGGGAAGAATTAATGGGACTTGGGGTATCTAAAAGAATGGAGTCCAAGATAACCTAGAGGTTTTGAACTTGGGTGACAGGGAGAATGATGGAACCATTATCAGAAATGGGGAAATCAAGATTTTGGATaatagatttagtgctggaaaggacttgagagatcactgagtccaacctcttaattttatatatGAGTTAAACGACTTCCCCAAGATTACATGGGTAGTAAGTGGTAGAGGCCCAAACTCAGagtctttgacttcaaatccggcattctttccattgtaccatattgCATTTGGTTTAGGCCCCTTGAGATTCAGGTGATAATGGGAGATTAGAGTGGAAATGTCTAGCAGTGGGGCATATGGGTCTGGGCTGAAATTTGAGAAGTAAATTTTAAAGTAATGTAAAACAGGTGCTAGCTGAAACTATGATAATACATGAGTTTATCAATGAGTGCATATGAATCTGTCCATTTCTTTGTGTGTCCTGGGAGGTGAATGGTATTATTAGCTCTGGGGGCTATTCCTAGGACCTTACCACTGTGGGTGTTTGTGTCCTCTATCCCTGCCTTCCAGTGGGTCCCACATTGAAAATTGGCACTCGATCCTGCGCAACGGCTTGGTCAATGCGTCCTACACCAAACTCCAGGTAAGATCAGGCTCTTTCTTCCAAccgccctcccctcccccgccatCTACCATCCCTGCTTTGTGGTGGTGGTAAGCTCTAGAGCACTCTCCTATCTGTTCCTGCTAATT from Notamacropus eugenii isolate mMacEug1 chromosome 1, mMacEug1.pri_v2, whole genome shotgun sequence includes these protein-coding regions:
- the PARP6 gene encoding protein mono-ADP-ribosyltransferase PARP6; amino-acid sequence: MDIKSQYWTDDDSDGDNESEEFLYGVQGSCAADLYRHPQLDADIEAVKEIYSENSVSIREYGTIDDVDIDLHINISFLDEEVSTAWKVLRTEPIVLRLRFSLSQYLDGPEPSIEVFQPSNKEGFGLGLQLKKILGMFTSQQWKHLSNDFLKTQQEKRHSWFKASGTIKKFRAGLSIFSPIPKSPSFPIIQDSMLKGKLGVPELRVGRLMNRSVSCTMKNPKVEVFGYPPSPQAGLPCPQHMGLPPPARTSPLVSGHCKNIPTLEYGFLVQIMKYAEQRIPTLNEYCVVCDEQHVFQNGSMLKPAVCTRELCVFSFYTLGVMSGAAEEVATGAEVVDLLVAMCRAALESPRKSIIFEPYPSVVDPSDPKTLAFNPKKKNYERLQKALDSVMSIREMTQGSYLEIKKQMDKLDPLAHPLLQWIISSNRSHIVKLPLSRQLKFMHTSHQFLLLSSPPAKEARFRTAKKLYGSTFAFHGSHIENWHSILRNGLVNASYTKLQLHGAAYGKGIYLSPISSISFGYSGMGKGQHRMPSKDELVQRYNRMNTIPQTRSIQSRFLQSRNLNCIALCEVITSKDLQKHGNIWVCPVSDHVCTRFFFVYEDGQVGDANINTQDPKIQKEIMRVIGTQVYTN